Sequence from the Deltaproteobacteria bacterium genome:
GGGGCGCGCGCGACGCAAGGTCGCGCTCGCGGATCTGGCGGCGGTCGAACAGCGTCTCGCCATCGCCGCCGCACCAGCCGCCGAGCAACCGGCGGGCGGCGATCCGCTCCAGCACGAGTTGCCCCTGGCGCACCGCGACCCGCACGACGCCGGCGGCGTCGCGCCCCGTTCCCCGGCGTTCGTTCCGCCTGCCGCGCCTCGGCGGGCGTCGTCGCGACGAGCGCCGCAGGTTCCAGCTCTGCCAGCAGCGCCGCACGCGACACCGGCGCCGCGGCCGCTGCCCGCCACATCCGCGCCGGCGCCGGCCGCACCGACGCCTCCCGCGGCATCCGCGCCGGTGCCGCCGCCACCAGTGCGTCCCGCGACCCTCGAGATCCCCGTCACCGTGGCACAAGACGTCCTCGGTCTGGACGCGCTCCGCGCCGCGCCGTCCGGCAACCTCGACGACGTGACGCTTGCGCTCATGGCGACGGCGCTCCACGACGCCGAGTCGTTCGACCGCCTGCTCGCCCTCGACCACACGCAGGGGCTCATCCACCTCTCCCACCAGGAGGAGACCGCTCGCAAAGTCCTGTCGGTATTCCTCGGCCGCGCGCTCTTGGCGGACGAGGTCGGCCTCGGCAAGACCATCGAGGCCGGTCTGGTGCTCTCCGAGTATCTGCTACGCGGCCGCGTGCAGCGGGCGCTCGTTCTCACGCCACCGTCGCTCGTCGGGCAGTGGCGCGAGGAGCTGGCAGGCAAGTTCGGGATCCCGACCCGCGGCATCGACGACGGGGAGCGCCGGCGCGAACCGCGCGCCCCTCGGGAGGCAACCGGCGTCGTCGTGGCGTCGATCGCAACCGCGCGCTCCGAGCGCCATCGCGATGCGATTCTCGCCAGCCCGTGGGACCTCGTCATCGTCGACGAGGCGCACACCCTCAAGAACCACCGCACCGAGTCGTACGCGCTCGTCGAGCGGCTGCAGACCCGGTTCCTGCTGCTCCTCACCGCGACACCGATCGAGAACCGCGTCGAGGAGCTCTACAATCTCGTGAGTCTCATCCGCCCCGGCCACCTCGGGGGGCGGGCGGCCTTCGTCCGTCGCTTCACCGGCGCGCGCGGCGAGCTCTCGGACGCGGCACGCGGCGAGCTGCGGTCGCTCCTCGGCGAGCTGATGGTACGCAACACGCGCGCCCTTTCGGGCGTGCATCTGCCGCCGCGCTTCGCACGCACCCAGCTCGTCGAGCCGGGGCCGGAGGAGCAGGCGCTCTACGAGCACCTCGTCGCGGCGTTGCGCTCCCTCACGGCGACCGGCCGCGTGCGACCGCTGCTGTCGCTGCTGCTGCAGGAGGCCGGAAGCAGCCCCTTCGCGGTGCGCGGCACGCTCGAGCGCCTGGCGGCCGACGCGACGCTCCCCGAGGCGGTGCGCGCGGCGATCACCTCCGCGTGCGACTTCGCGGCGCGCGCCACCGGCTCCGAGAAGGCCCGCGTCCTCCTCGATACCCTCGCCGGGACCGAGGATCCGACGATCGTCTTCACGCGCTTTCGCGGGACGCTCGCCTTCCTCGCCGACGCCCTCACGCGTGCCGGGCTTCCGTATCAACGCCTCGACGGCGACGTGCCGGTCGCCGCGCGA
This genomic interval carries:
- a CDS encoding DEAD/DEAH box helicase is translated as MAQDVLGLDALRAAPSGNLDDVTLALMATALHDAESFDRLLALDHTQGLIHLSHQEETARKVLSVFLGRALLADEVGLGKTIEAGLVLSEYLLRGRVQRALVLTPPSLVGQWREELAGKFGIPTRGIDDGERRREPRAPREATGVVVASIATARSERHRDAILASPWDLVIVDEAHTLKNHRTESYALVERLQTRFLLLLTATPIENRVEELYNLVSLIRPGHLGGRAAFVRRFTGARGELSDAARGELRSLLGELMVRNTRALSGVHLPPRFARTQLVEPGPEEQALYEHLVAALRSLTATGRVRPLLSLLLQEAGSSPFAVRGTLERLAADATLPEAVRAAITSACDFAARATGSEKARVLLDTLAGTEDPTIVFTRFRGTLAFLADALTRAGLPYQRLDGDVPVAARAAAIERCRTTGGVLLSTDVGSEGLNLQFCHRLVNFDLPWNPMRIEQRIGRLHRIGQERPVEVLNLCLAGSIEERILGILDERINLFELVVGEVEMILGYLGGGREFPDLVLDAFAEPDATSRTRSFTRLGDALAAARQRYRTVKSFDEALFRSELGV